Genomic DNA from Peribacillus simplex NBRC 15720 = DSM 1321:
TCAATTTCTTGAGGGGAATATCCTGTCGCCGCTCATAGTCGGCAAAAGCCTCCATATGCATCCGCTGTTCATCATGCTCGCATTATTGGCCGGAGGTGAAATAGGAGGTATCGCGGGCATGGTCCTTTCGATTCCCATCTTGGCTGTGTTGAAAGTTTTTGTACTTCATGCCCGCGTTCACTTTAGAAAGAAGCCGCCCCTTATTGACAAATAAAAGTCTTGTGAATATAATCCATTACATAAGATAATTCGTTGAAGGATGAAGTATGCTGAAGTCCATCTAAAAGAGAGGTGTCCCCCAGGCTGAAAGGGACTGCCAGGTGAAGAGCAGCAGAAAGCTAGTCCTGAGAGCAGCTAATACCTGCCGTCATGCCGCGTTAAGGCTTTTATGAAGGTGATGGGCCTGGGATGAATTCCTGCGTCCGTAATCAGGGTGGTACCGCGAGTCAACTCTCGTCCCTGTTTTTGGGATGGGGGTTTTTTGTGTGCTCAAAATTACATAATTTTAAAAGGAGGATATATATATGAAGTATTTAACTGGTGCTCAAATCCGCCAAATGTATTTAGATTTTTTTAGTGAAAAAGGCCATAACATCGAACCAAGTGCGTCATTGGTTCCTCATGAAGATCCATCATTGCTATGGATCAATTCCGGGGTGGCGACGTTAAAGAAATATTTTGATGGACGTGTGATCCCTGAAAATCCAAGGATTACAAATGCTCAAAAGGCCATCCGTACAAACGATATTGAAAACGTGGGGAAAACGGCACGTCATCATACGTTTTTCGAAATGCTCGGAAACTTCTCCATTGGTGAATATTTCAAAGAAGAAGCCATTACATGGGCCTGGGAATTTTTGACGGATGAAAAATGGATTGGGTTCGACAAAGAGAAATTAGCTGTGACGATCCATCCTGAAGATGATGAAGCATTCGAACTCTGGAATAAGAAAATCGGTGTTCCTGCTGAAAGGATCATTCGCCTGGAAGAAAACTTCTGGGATATCGGTGAGGGTCCAAGCGGCCCGAATACAGAGATTTTCTATGACCGCGGACCAGCTTATGGCGATGATCCGAATGATCCGGAACTATATCCAGGCGGGGAAAATGAACGGCATCTAGAAGTCTGGAATCTTGTGTTTTCTCAATTCAACCATAATCCTGACGGTTCTTACACACCGCTTCCAAAGAAAAATATCGATACAGGCATGGGCCTTGAACGTATGGCTTCCGTCGTTCAAGATGTGGCTACGAACTATGATACAGATTTATTCATGCCAATCATCCGGGCAGTCGAAGAGATTTCCGATGTGAAGTATGGTGTTGATTCAGAAAAAGATGTTGCATTCAAGGTCATTGCCGACCATATTCGTACGGTAGCCTTTGCAGTAGGTGACGGGGCTCTTCCATCCAACGAAGGCCGCGGTTATGTACTGCGCCGTTTACTCCGCAGAGCGGTTCGATATGCTAAGCAAATCAACATCAATCGACCATTCATGTTCGAGCTTGTGACGGTCGTAGGCGAAATCATGAAAGACTTCTACCCTGAAGTCCTCAAGAATAAAGAGTTCATTGCAAAAGTAATCAAAAATGAAGAGGAACGCTTCCATGAAACTCTAAATGATGGACTGTCCATCCTTTCTGAAGTCATTAAAAAGGAAAAGGAAAAAGGCGGCACGACCATTCCGGGCAGTGATGCATTCCGTTTATATGACACATATGGTTTCCCAATTGAGTTAACGGAAGAATATGCAGAAGAAGAAGGCATGACGGTCGATCAAGCTGGATTTGAAAAAGAGATGGATGCACAGCGTGAACGTGCCCGTTCAGCGCGTCAAGATGTTGATTCCATGCAAATCCAAGGCGGGGTATTGGGCGATATTAAAGTTGAGAGTGAATTTGTCGGCTATGATCAAGTTGCTGTTGAAGCCAAAGTTGCTGCCATCATAAAAAATGGCGAGCTTGTAACGGAGGCACAAGAAGGAGAAGAAGTTCAAGTGATACTGAACAAGACTCCTTTCTACGCGGAAAGCGGCGGACAAATAGCCGATATAGGAACGATGGCCAGTGAATCCGTGAAGGTTGATGTCCATGATGTCCAAAAAGCTCCGAATGGCCAAAATCTGCACCGTGTAACAGTTACTGCCGGCACTTTAACATCAGATTCCAATATCGTTGCTACAGTAAATCAAGAAAATCGCATCCATATCACGAAAAATCATACAGCGACGCATCTTCTGCATCAAGCGTTGAAAGATGTGCTTGGTACACATGTCAACCAAGCTGGTTCACTTGTACAGGCTGAGCGCCTTCGCTTCGATTTCTCTCATTTTGGCCAGATAACGGCGGAAGAGATTGAACAAATCGAAACGATTGTAAATGAAAAGATTTGGCAAAGCTTACAAGTGAATACGGACTATAAAAACATCGAAGAAGCCAAAGCTATGGGCGCAATGGCCTTGTTCGGCGAAAAATACGGCAAGATTGTCCGTGTCGTTCAAATAGGCGATTACAGTCTTGAACTATGCGGCGGTGTCCACGTTCCGAATACAGCGGTAATCGGCTTGTTCAAAATCGTTTCCGAAAGCGGCATCGGTGCAGGGACTCGCCGTATAGAAGCGGTAACGGGTGCCGGGGCATACAAATTGATGACTGATCAAATCGGTGTCTTGAAAGACGCGGCTGCTAAATTGAAAACGAACTTGAAAGATGTACCTTCAAGAATTGAAACGGTTCTAGCTGAGGTGAAGGATCTTCATCGTGAGAATGAAAGCCTTACTGCAAAATTAAGTAATATCGAAGCAAGCAGCCTTGTTTCTAACGTAAAAGACGTAAATGGCGTTCAAGTATTGGTGGCAAAGGTTCAAGCTACCGATATGAATAATCTGCGTGCCATGGCGGATGATTTGAAACAAAAGCTTGATTCTGTCATTATCGTATTAGGTTCGGCCCAAGGTGATAAAGTCAATTTGATTGCCGGGGTGACTAAGGATTACATCGACCGCGGTTTCCATGCTGGTAAATTGGTCAAAGAAGTTGCTTCCCGTTGCGGCGGTGGCGGTGGCGGACGTCCAGATATGGCCCAAGCCGGCGGAAAAGACCCTGAAAAATTGGATGCAGCACTTAATTTTGTTGAAGAATGGGTCTTATCGATTTCATAATCAATGGAAAGTGTTGTACAATGTAGGTAATAGTGGATTCTGGACGCTGAGGAGAGGTGCATGTTAATGAGTTCCTTTGATAAAACGATGAAATTTAATTTTCCCGAAGAACCATTCGAAAGAGATGTACAAGAAGTATTGTCTCAAGTTTATGTTGCACTTCAGGAAAAAGGTTATAACCCGATAAACCAGATTGTCGGATATCTATTATCTGGTGACCCGGCCTACATCCCGCGCCATATGGATGCTCGAAACATTATTCGTAAGCTTGAACGCGATGAAATCATCGAAGAATTGGTTAAGTCGTATCTTAAGAACCATCGAGAGGAATACTAATGCGCACAATGGGACTTGATTTAGGTTCAAAAACCATCGGCGTTGCCGTGAGTGACGCGATGGGTTGGACTGCACAAGGATTGGAAACGATCAAAATTAACGAAGCTGGAAATGACTTCGGCTTTAAACGCCTCAATGAAATTATAAAAGAGCATGATGTTTCTAAAATTGTCCTCGGTTTACCTAAAAACATGAATGGGACTGTTGGACCGCGAGGCGAGATCAGCCAAGATTTCGCTAAACGATTAGAAAACAAATTCAAGCTGCCGGTGTTTCTCTGGGATGAACGGTTGACAACTATGGCGGCTGAACGTGTCCTTCTTGAGGCGGACGTGAGCCGAAGCAAACGCAAGAAAGTCATTGATAAAATGGCAGCTGTCATGATTCTGCAAGGATTCTTGGACAGACAAACAAATTCTTTATGAGGTGAATACAAATGGAACACGGCGAAAACAACATTACAGTAGTAGATGAAAACGGAAACGAGCAGCTTTGCGAAATCCTTTTCACATTCGATTCAGATAAATTCAACAAATCTTATGTACTTTACTATCCGATGTCTGCAGAAGATGATGAGGAAGAAATTGAAATCCACGCTTCATCATTCGTACCAAGCGAAGATAATAAAGATGGTGAACTTACACCGATCGAAACAGAAGAAGAATGGGATCTTGTCGAAGAAATGTTAAATACATTCCTTGACCAAGAAGAAGCAGAAGAAGAATAAGATTAGAAAAAAACCGGCCCCTAAAGGTCGGTTTTTTCATTTATGTACCAGTAACCCCTTATCTTTTCTCTGCGAATAAAAGTATAAATGTAGCGAGCGGACCCAAAAATAATGATAGCAAAAACCAATTCAACGCCGTTCTATTTTTACCTTGAGCAAGTCCGGCGTTTATGAGTGCCAATGTCCCCCAACCTACAAAATAAGAATTATCCAACTCCTTCACACCTTTCTTCATTTTAAATTAATAATACCATTCCTACATGGATATTCCTGTCATCGCCTGAAATGCCTAACACATGCAGGAAACAAATTTGAGTGCATTTTTTTAAGCTGAAGAAATAAGATATCACTATTTTCCTATTAAATAATACCTGCATATTGACAAAACCAGTGCGTTTTTGCCATAAATAGAGTATTGATGAATGTAGTTTTGCAAAAAACATGTAATTATTTGTTGATTTTAGTATAATGTTCGAAGCAAAGATTAATTAGAGAAAGCATCACCTAGAAACCATTCTGTAGTTGGTGTGAGTTTGCAGGGGGAATGAAAATGGATGAAAAAGATAAAAATTTATCTAAAAAGGAACATATCCGAATGAAATTGTTAGAACAGCAAGGAGAAGCCAAGCTGGTTCGTAAAATCATCATGATTACGATAGCTTCGCTTATTTTACTAATTGGGATAGTTGGTCTTGTCGGCTTTTTATATATCAACTCAGCCATGAAACCAGTCGATCCAGATGATGACACCATCAAGAAAGTGAAAATCCCAATCGGTTCTACCGTTAACGGAATTTCAACACTGCTTGAAGAGCAGGGAATAATCAAGGACGCACGCGTATTTAAATATTATATTAAATTCCGCAATGAATCCGGTTTTCAGGCAGGGGAGTATAAATTATCACCTTCCATGCCAATTGAAGATATCGTCACAAGCATCAAAACCGGAAAACTCATGAAGGAAGCTGCAATGAAGATAACGATTCCTGAAGGAAAGCAGCTTATCCAAATTGCCGATATCATCGCAGTGAAGACGGGTGAAGACCCGAAAAAGGTCTTTAAGAAATTGAATGATAAGAAGTTCGTAAATTCCATGCAAGAGAAATTTCCGCAGCTCTTGACCTCGGAAATTGAAAATGAAAAGGTTTTATATCCGCTTGAAGGGTACCTTTTCCCAGCTACTTATGACTTTTATGAGGAAAAGCCGACCCTGGAATCGATCGTCATCGAGATGCTGAAGAAAACGGAAGAGACATTGCAGGCTTACGAGAGCCAAATGGACAAGAACGATTATTCCGTACATCAGATGCTGACCTTCGCTTCGCTTGTTGAGGAAGAGGCGACGGCACAAGTCGATCGCGGAAAGATAGCATCCGTCTTTTACAATCGTATTGAGGAAGATATGCCGCTTCAAACGGATCCGACCGTTTTGTATGCAAAGGGATCACATAAGAGCAGGGTGTATTATAAAGACCTTGAGGTAAAATCCCCTTATAATACGTATAAGAACAAGGGGCTGCCGCCAGGGCCGATTGCCAATGCTGGAACGACATCGATCGATGCGGTACTGAAACCTGAGAAAACGGATTATCTGTACTTTTTGGCAACACCTGAAGGGGAAGTCCTTTACTCCAAGACCTTGGATGACCACAATAACAAAAAGGCAGAGCATATTTCCAATAAATAAAAAAAATGCAATGAGACTGAGGGGGGGAGAGATATTACTTTCCCCTTGTTTTTATGATAGAATAGTACAAGTGAATTTTTGATCCGATTTTTATCGGTGACGTAACTCGGCGAATGCCGGGTTTTATTTTGAAAGATAAGGAAATGTAGATCGTCAAGCATACTTGTTTCAGCTCCTTGTGAAGAAATTGTCCAATCAATTTTTTCATGTTACTGACCAAGCGCTTTTGTTTTCCTTATAATTGGAGGAAACGTTTTGAACGGAAAAATAGAACAATATCTTCATTCCTTAATTCCGGAGCGTACGGGTTTGCTTAAGGAGTTGGAAGATTTTGCGATGGAAAATAGTGTGCCAATCATGGAGCCTGAAGGCATTGAGGTGCTGCTTCAGATTTTAAGGCTTCATCAGCCAAAGGCGATATTGGAAGTAGGTTCGGCGATTGGCTATTCGGCCATAAGGATGGCTGAGACCCTTCCAGAAGCTCGAATCGTCACACTTGAACGGAATGAAGCCCGTATTGAGCAGGCAAGAGCTAACTTTAAGAAGGCGGGACTGTCGGATAGGATTACCCTCATTGAAGGGGATGCCCTTGAAGCGGGGCCGAAAGTGATGGAACATGGTCCGTTTGATATCATCTTCGTTGATGCAGCTAAAGGGCAGTACAAGCGATTCTTTGAACTGTTTGAACCATTCCTTGCTGGTGCTGGCATTATCATTACAGATAATGTTTTATTCAAAGGC
This window encodes:
- the alaS gene encoding alanine--tRNA ligase, with the protein product MKYLTGAQIRQMYLDFFSEKGHNIEPSASLVPHEDPSLLWINSGVATLKKYFDGRVIPENPRITNAQKAIRTNDIENVGKTARHHTFFEMLGNFSIGEYFKEEAITWAWEFLTDEKWIGFDKEKLAVTIHPEDDEAFELWNKKIGVPAERIIRLEENFWDIGEGPSGPNTEIFYDRGPAYGDDPNDPELYPGGENERHLEVWNLVFSQFNHNPDGSYTPLPKKNIDTGMGLERMASVVQDVATNYDTDLFMPIIRAVEEISDVKYGVDSEKDVAFKVIADHIRTVAFAVGDGALPSNEGRGYVLRRLLRRAVRYAKQININRPFMFELVTVVGEIMKDFYPEVLKNKEFIAKVIKNEEERFHETLNDGLSILSEVIKKEKEKGGTTIPGSDAFRLYDTYGFPIELTEEYAEEEGMTVDQAGFEKEMDAQRERARSARQDVDSMQIQGGVLGDIKVESEFVGYDQVAVEAKVAAIIKNGELVTEAQEGEEVQVILNKTPFYAESGGQIADIGTMASESVKVDVHDVQKAPNGQNLHRVTVTAGTLTSDSNIVATVNQENRIHITKNHTATHLLHQALKDVLGTHVNQAGSLVQAERLRFDFSHFGQITAEEIEQIETIVNEKIWQSLQVNTDYKNIEEAKAMGAMALFGEKYGKIVRVVQIGDYSLELCGGVHVPNTAVIGLFKIVSESGIGAGTRRIEAVTGAGAYKLMTDQIGVLKDAAAKLKTNLKDVPSRIETVLAEVKDLHRENESLTAKLSNIEASSLVSNVKDVNGVQVLVAKVQATDMNNLRAMADDLKQKLDSVIIVLGSAQGDKVNLIAGVTKDYIDRGFHAGKLVKEVASRCGGGGGGRPDMAQAGGKDPEKLDAALNFVEEWVLSIS
- a CDS encoding IreB family regulatory phosphoprotein, encoding MSSFDKTMKFNFPEEPFERDVQEVLSQVYVALQEKGYNPINQIVGYLLSGDPAYIPRHMDARNIIRKLERDEIIEELVKSYLKNHREEY
- the ruvX gene encoding Holliday junction resolvase RuvX; its protein translation is MRTMGLDLGSKTIGVAVSDAMGWTAQGLETIKINEAGNDFGFKRLNEIIKEHDVSKIVLGLPKNMNGTVGPRGEISQDFAKRLENKFKLPVFLWDERLTTMAAERVLLEADVSRSKRKKVIDKMAAVMILQGFLDRQTNSL
- a CDS encoding DUF1292 domain-containing protein, producing the protein MEHGENNITVVDENGNEQLCEILFTFDSDKFNKSYVLYYPMSAEDDEEEIEIHASSFVPSEDNKDGELTPIETEEEWDLVEEMLNTFLDQEEAEEE
- the mltG gene encoding endolytic transglycosylase MltG — encoded protein: MDEKDKNLSKKEHIRMKLLEQQGEAKLVRKIIMITIASLILLIGIVGLVGFLYINSAMKPVDPDDDTIKKVKIPIGSTVNGISTLLEEQGIIKDARVFKYYIKFRNESGFQAGEYKLSPSMPIEDIVTSIKTGKLMKEAAMKITIPEGKQLIQIADIIAVKTGEDPKKVFKKLNDKKFVNSMQEKFPQLLTSEIENEKVLYPLEGYLFPATYDFYEEKPTLESIVIEMLKKTEETLQAYESQMDKNDYSVHQMLTFASLVEEEATAQVDRGKIASVFYNRIEEDMPLQTDPTVLYAKGSHKSRVYYKDLEVKSPYNTYKNKGLPPGPIANAGTTSIDAVLKPEKTDYLYFLATPEGEVLYSKTLDDHNNKKAEHISNK
- a CDS encoding O-methyltransferase, coding for MNGKIEQYLHSLIPERTGLLKELEDFAMENSVPIMEPEGIEVLLQILRLHQPKAILEVGSAIGYSAIRMAETLPEARIVTLERNEARIEQARANFKKAGLSDRITLIEGDALEAGPKVMEHGPFDIIFVDAAKGQYKRFFELFEPFLAGAGIIITDNVLFKGLVAENIEEMEMTRRKRALIKKIRDFNIWLHDHPNFDTVILPIGDGVAISKHRGDKNEKA